Genomic window (Zingiber officinale cultivar Zhangliang chromosome 2B, Zo_v1.1, whole genome shotgun sequence):
ccacaaagacaacgcttttaagaTGTTGTCTATCAACTTTTTTCTTATAGTGAACACTTGTATATATGAGATTGTGCTTCATATGGCTACAACACTTTTGTTGTATGTTGTATATATATCGTTGTATGGTGTATAATATAATTCCTTTTGCTAcaagtgttatatatatatgtttttgtACTATAGTATTCAGATTTTaaatgatttattattttttagtgtGTATTGAGAAATGACAACGGTTAAAAcgatactagtttatttttcttctcaatACAAACGACAATAGTTAAAAACTGTTATCAAAGACCTAAAAAATTATGGTAAATGAACACATTGAGAAAGATCGCGTACAAATACAACAGTGAAAAATCATTATTGTTTTAAGTTAAAGACAACGgtaagacaacggtgaaaaatcgttatGAAAGATTCAAAAAAATCTATGATAAATTGATGCGTCGAGAAAAATAGGACAACCTTTAAcaacaatttttcaccattataTTTTAAGTGAAAAGATAATATTTCTTAACCATTATCTTTAAACATCTCTATCTTTTTTTAACATGtcaatttataacatattttttaaaattttctcaagGTTTTGCACCATTATTTTTTATTAGATATGTAGTAGTGAGTATTTTATCTTTCCCGAATTTCTACGGGATCAATAATGATATTATTATACTAGCCAGTAACTACGTATTTTAGCATCTATCGATCGGTTGTTACAATCTAAATTTTAGAATTAGGTGTTCGGATAATACCACTTAAATGTAGCGTCCCTTTGACGTTAATTCAACAAGCCTTTGATCGATTgtccaataataataataatggacaccCTCTTAATTTTTGACGCCAGGTACTAGGGGTGAACAGTTAATCTGTCAAATTGATCAATCCATTTATATCGAATCAAACCAAATCGAAAAAAAATCTGTCAGATATAGGATCGGATGTAGAATCCTGATATTATATTATCTGATCTAATAGGGCCGGATAATTTTTTATCTCAATAACCGAACGAACCCGATCCGTGATCatccctacttgtagcaactactgtcgaTAAATTACTACACATTGTAGTAGATACTGCGGataagctgctacatgttgtaactactaccgataagctgctacacgttgtaatagctactggcgattagctactacaacgtgtaatgagtaatgtctattatcattttaaaatattttattttttttatatttatattttatatttcattgaatatagggtcggatatctaAATAACTGACAATCCGtcggatatctgatacataataACCTTCAGATATAAAGTCCGATGTAGATCTTAATATTATATTATCTGATCTAATAGGATCGAATgattttttatcctaataatcGAACCAGTCAATCCGTGATAACCCTCAGCAGATACACAACTAATTTATTATAAAACTAATAATTTAAGTTGATGCGGTAATGATACTTCAACAATTCACTGACGTTGTGGCGATGGCATCCATCTCGACACAATTATAAATAGAGGATCTCCTCTCCTTATAAATACTTCTACCAAACTCCTCATTTACCTACCAAACTTTTTTATTTCTAtataaatattttctattttcttcaaaTGAAAAAGCTCGATCCTTATTAGTGGGTcaaatattttgtataaaaagAATGTTATTGTGCTTGTTACAAGCATCTTCTCACCTTTCCTCgccttaactaattaattaagttcGATCAACATTATCAGATATGGCATGGCTTGAGCAAGTGCACCTCGTGGTGGTTGGTTTTCTTGTTCCTTTAGCGGTACTGCTTGTTTGCTCGACGGCTGCGTCCACGTGGAGGCGGAGGAAGCAGCTGCCTTTTCCACCGGGGCCGACGCCGCTGCCGATCATCGGCAACATGCTGATAATGAACCAGCTGACGCACCGCGGGCTGGCGAAGCTGAACGAGCGGTACGGGTCGGGGCTCTGCCACTTCCGCCTCGGCGCGCGGCACGCCTTCTCGGTGTCGACCCCGGAGCTGGCGCGCGAGGTGCTGCAGGCGCAGGACGCCGTGTTCTCCAACCGACCGGCGTCCGCCGCGGTTTCGTACCTGACGTACGGCCGCGCCGACATGGCGTTCGCCCACTACGGCCCATTCTGGCGCCAGGCGAGGAAGCTGTGCGTTATGAACCTGTTCAGCAGGAAGCGAACGGCGTCGTGGGCGTCTGTGCAAGTCGAGCTGGGCAAGGCGGTGCGGGCGGTTGCGGAGAGGGCTGACGCCGGCGCCGCAATCAACGTTGGGGAGCTCATGTACAAGATGACGATGGGCATCATATTCCGAGCGGCCTTCGGGACACAGAGCTGCGGAGAACAGGGTGAGTTATTCATCGCCGTCATGCAAGAGTTCTCTAGGCTCTTCGGGGCCTTCAACGTAGGTGACTTCATCTCCTCTCTCCGGTGGCTGGATCCCCATGGCATCAACCGGCGTCTCAAGGTAAGTAATTACAGTGTAATTATTGTGCATCGGGCAGCTCCGTTAGACCCTATCTACGATTTTcgattaacaaaaaaataaaaaaaaacataaagtgCAATTATTGTGTGGGTTTTATggatagttaattaattaatattcaaaattaataGGCGGCACGAGGATCGTTGGATAAGTTTATCAATAGAATTATCGACGAACACATCGCGAACCCAAAGGCTGAGGACTCGGCGGAGCGCGACATAGTCGACGAGATGCTTGTGTTCCTAGACGAGGTCGATTCCGGCGTTGTTGGTGGAAGAACTAGGGAAGAGGATGAACTGCTGAAGGGTCAGTTGAGGTTGACGAGAAACAACATTAAAGCAATAATCATGGTAAGCTAAGACTTCCCATATTAGCAGCTAATTTACTAGGATTTGTTATTAGATAAAATTAtaaatggaaaatgaaaaatataaaaggttagaatttttttaaaaaaaaactcgaaAATATTGAAAAAGATAagaaattaggaaaaaaaatatataaataaaataataaaatgataaaaaaaattaattaaaaatttggatATTATCACCTTATTACATTTCAATtttcaagaatattttttttttaaaaaaaatatttttgctgGTAATTTTAACCCTAAAAGCTTTAGGTCTTTCATTTAAGTTGTTTATGTATATTCtttcaaatagattatgaaaTTCATActccaaattttaatttatattaaaattaaaaaatctaaaattaatatttttaattattatttattattaggacttgatgtttggcgGCACGGAGACGGTGGCATCGGCGATTGAATGGGCGATGGCGGAGCTGATGAAGAACCCCGACGAGATGAGTCGCGTGCAGGAAGAGCTGACCACCACCATCGGCGGACTCGATAGGCAAGTCCAAGAGAGCGACCTCGAGAAGCTGCCGTACCTCAAGTGCGTGGTGAAGGAGACGCTACGGCTGCACCCGCCCATCCCGCTGCTGCTCCACGAGACAGCGGAGGAGAGCCAGGTTGCGGGGTTCTCGGTTCCGGCGGAGTCTCGAGTGATGGTCAATGTGTGGGCCATCGGGCGGGATAGGTCGGTGTGGAAGGATGCTGGGGAGTTCCGACCGGCGCGCTTCGCCCCAGGCGGCGAGGAGGCGGCGGTTGACTTCAAGGGGAACTTCTTCGAGTTCCTTCCCTCCGGGTCGGGCCGGCGGTCGTGCCCTGGGATGTATCTGGGTTTGCACGCGCTGGAGCTGGCAGTGGCGCAAATGGCGCACTGCTTCACTTGGGTGTTGCCTGGCAGGATGAAACCCAGCGAGTTGGACATGGGCGACGTCTTCGGGCTGTCCGCACCCAGGGCAGTGCGGCTAGTGGCCGTCCCCACCCACCGCCTCACCTGCCCACTTCTTTGAGTTATAGTCATCACCACAATGTGAAGCCGGGCAGGGCAGCCTGGCAGGCCACcttgaaattaaatttgattttaaataaaatagaaTTAGTAGATAGAATATAATAAATGAGGTGgcagataaaataataaaaaaaagagttATGATTATGTGAGATTGATATTTATCCAATAAACCTataaacatgtattttttttcattaatgaagcaagttgaattttttattttattctcttcctcttccatgtAGAAATTTTCCTCGTCCACATAAAATAGATTTTCCTCTCATAActcttttatttcttcacttataatttctttttttttcaacacCTTTGTGTAgtggtgagcattcggttaatttgatattaattttatataaattctttttattattatttaaaataaatttagttaattcggtgttaactgaaataactaattcgattaattcagttttagtaaaactttgatttaaTTCGGTTAGCCAACATTAAATCGATTTtcagttaattcggttaatttatggaccgaattaatCGAATGCTCACCCTTACCTTTGTGGTCGTCCCTGGGTTACGTCCTAGTTTATATTTGTGACATCGTCTCTGAATGTGTGCGCGAGTGCATGAGTGTGTATTTGTGTTGTCATCTCCGAATGTGCGTGCGTAAACATGcgtgcctatatatatatatatatatatatatatatatatatatatatatatatatatatatatatatatatatatatcctgcgcgcccgcacagtgcgcgactgtgcgcgcgcgcaggatatcagttgtttttattttattttttattttttattaaaaataattaaaaatatatatatatatatatacagcgcAGGATTTcagcatttttttctttttaattttttttaatttttgaattaaaaaaataattaaaatattttttaaaaattaaattttttgggTTCTGACTTTGGGTTATAAtattgaaattattattttttttattttacctatagggttcaggttttgggttatagtatcaaagctatttagggttcaggctttggttaATAGtattaaagctattttttttttagattttacctctagggttcaggctttggttatagtatcaaagctattttgttttttagattttatctctGGAGTTCAGGTTTCCCAATTaaattatagtgtttggttttaaaaaaaaattaaaataaaattaatttaagtatttattgtgtattgtaatatgttaaggggatatattaatgtattagaaatttatataaggaaatgttaatatttttaatttaaaatattaaaaaataaaaaaatttaaaaaacaaagctTGATCTCCTGCACGACGTGCACAGTTGCGCACTGTGCACGTCGCGCAGGAGATCAAgactcaaaatatatatatatatatatatatatatatatatacacggatTGACATAATTGTTACAAATATTTCTCTAAAATACCTAAAATATCTCATTAGGTACATAATATTTTCTATGTAAAAGCAATTGTAGCAAGGTAAAATGTTACTTTATGAGTCTAAAATATCTCATTAGATATATAATCTTCACTAAAAAATACTCTACAAATTGGTTTATCAATAAAATTACTGATAGAAATATATTTTCATAGGTATTCTCCGACAGAAAATTTTTACCGTTGGGGAAGCAcagatatattaaaaaaattagaaaagtaCTGACAGAATCATGATTTCATCGATAATACCATTAGTGATTACCGATGAAATTTAGATTCTGTAGTAAAATCTAATATGTATTACCAACGGAATTATGATTCTGTCAATAATCCTTATTACTAGGACACAACCATGCCCTAATCTCCTTGATGCGGTGATAAAAGGGGCATACCAAGGACGAGTCAGAGGCGGGAAATGCAGCTAACTTGGAGATCAAAATCAAGATAGTCAAAGTCAAGTTGGTTAACGCTAGGTAACCAATGCGCTCACCAAAGTTGGCTGAGAGGGCATCAACTGCTGATCAGGCAGGAGGCTCACCTGAGTAGATCGCTCATTCAACTGAGATCACTAAGAAAGAACATCAAATGCTCATAACTGACCAAGTGAATGCTAGGCCGACCGAACCGCCTGCCCGGTCAGGCAGGAAACAACCTACAGAGCCAAGTGACTACGGAGAACAGCCTTGAACAACCAGGTGGGgaatcctggccgagcggctcactcGCTCGACCAAAAAGTGGGATCCCTCCCATATCTCGTCATATCTTTCTGGGAGGCAGTGTCGCCGACAATAGGGCATGGTCAACATGCAAATCATATGACGAAAGTTTTTATTGTCGTACTAGGGATTTGCATGCCCTATTAAGatatggtgtcagagacacttttctgaCATGCCTTTTTATAGGATGGTTGAGAAAATGTATCTGTGCCTTAAGAAGCGTGCACGTTGCCTACtggagcactatataaagggggatccATGCACTGACGGAGGTATGTGATATATGTTATTATTGCTTGTGCTCTCATTATTGCTACATTGCTCCACCGTCTTTATACGATTCAGGTGACTAACTTGAGAGTCGGAGGGATGATAACGAGTCTGTCACACctgtaaatcaaattaacaatttatattcaatgaACCCCTTAATTATGCAATGATATTGTAGTATCGAGCCTAGGGTCGAATCTCTCAAGGAACTAACAGTAGGATGGTAATCTAGAATTGTTTATTATTCATAATTTCGGGGGTTTTGACATGTAAATTGGGGATTGGATTTGGATTCTAAAACTAACAAATTAAAAGTAGAacaagtaggaaactaatctactgcataaatgaaatctaatGCTTAAACACAATCTAAGTACTAATGATCAATCCACGACGCATTATCATGCTACGCAATGAATTTCATCATCACCACAATTTATCTAAGAAAGAAATAATAAGACATAAATGAAACCTGATCTAAAGCAACCATTTAAACTTAACTACAGAAACTAAACTACTCAATAGTACTGCAATCTAAGCTAAAGCAAGATTAACAACTTCAAattcaattgaaactaaattacccaATACACTTGAATTCAAACAATTAAGCTAAAAAGTTCTATGATTACTGAATCCAAATAACATAAATTGAAATCTAAATCtatcaacaataaaaagaatgcataaaagaaaccTAAACCATCTCCACACCAAACCACTTCTCAAACAAgtctctccttgccgtcacacaaggaagctCGGTGAATCCTCACTTTGGTAATCAGAAAAGAAgctcactgttggttgctactcagaatattgtattggttcccctatacaaaaattttgtacaagtctcgagcctttcctaacaacctattgtgttttttaggaattaaatttggaatcgcaaacagaacttaacattattgattccaaattcaacttatctgttcttagaggttttgacttggatcgcaaacgatgcttaacattattgatccaaatccacccatgttacaaagttgattaaatatttatttcaaagatctgtttccaggttaaacatggcgaggcactaggccttcttgggtatgagatcatccaccacttcctagacaaagtctttcaatgaaattcaatatttaatctccttatagtaaccctaggtttaaccattaagaacaatcgaatcacaagattgaaaaacaaaagaaacacaaaatcgaaacataaatttgattgcctagaatcgttagcctcttgtgtttggtaattcaaaatccgtacaaagaaaactagtatgatacggaacaagacaactacttatacctttctttgttaacaaaaacctcttgatcttctattgtattcctctcattctcttggacgtcgtgtgggtgacgatctaccaagaagaaatccaccaaagccttccttgcttccaagtttcggccaccatcataatgctccaagggatgctagaaaacaatgcctcctttctctacttcttcacctccaagcaaccggccaccaagagttcCACAAGAGATGATACcgtcggccacaaagaagaagagaaagagaagaggaagggccagccaccaaggatggaagagaggaacaatagaataggttgtgtgtctcatgaaaTTACCccttccctctcttttataatccacgGTGAAtccaaaaagggaaagttttataacaaaaaaataaaacttccttttattcctctctatggccggccacaccatgtttaaacaaacaaggaaagattttaaacaaaaattaaaatctctcctttaaaaatctcttttatggttagctataaaaggaatgttttataaattaaaatctctctcttttaaatccttttatggatatttataaaagataagatttaaaaataaaactccttttatatcatggttacaaaaaaggaaagttttcttaaaaattaaaatttttttcttaacattacagatatctacaaataaggaaagatatctaatctctcttttaatcttttgtagaaaatctataaaaggaaagatcttaaaattaaaaactctcttttaaaaccatgtggataaaaacataaaaagaaagattttatcaaaattttacttttaataaaatccctcttccctttcacacttggtcgaccccttgcttgggcaccaagcaaggcttggccgaccctagccttagctccaagcttggcttggccgaccccttgcttgggctccaagcaaggataggggtcgacccctagcatgggctaagaggctaggctttgagtggatataaggctttatataagaggctacaatagggtccgagaggaggaattggttatggtctcccgatgagcttgagcttctcgtgttcgccccgaacacccaactcaagttcatcaataataactcataccactaaagagctactattgaactaccgcaccaatcccaaattacattataggctccttcttattatgagtgtgttaatctcgctgtgtttaagatatcgaatgcccactaattaaatgagttacttacaactcacttaattaatatctagctccaagagtagtaccactcaaccttattatcatgtcggactaagtcc
Coding sequences:
- the LOC122048184 gene encoding cytochrome P450 84A1-like, whose product is MAWLEQVHLVVVGFLVPLAVLLVCSTAASTWRRRKQLPFPPGPTPLPIIGNMLIMNQLTHRGLAKLNERYGSGLCHFRLGARHAFSVSTPELAREVLQAQDAVFSNRPASAAVSYLTYGRADMAFAHYGPFWRQARKLCVMNLFSRKRTASWASVQVELGKAVRAVAERADAGAAINVGELMYKMTMGIIFRAAFGTQSCGEQGELFIAVMQEFSRLFGAFNVGDFISSLRWLDPHGINRRLKAARGSLDKFINRIIDEHIANPKAEDSAERDIVDEMLVFLDEVDSGVVGGRTREEDELLKGQLRLTRNNIKAIIMDLMFGGTETVASAIEWAMAELMKNPDEMSRVQEELTTTIGGLDRQVQESDLEKLPYLKCVVKETLRLHPPIPLLLHETAEESQVAGFSVPAESRVMVNVWAIGRDRSVWKDAGEFRPARFAPGGEEAAVDFKGNFFEFLPSGSGRRSCPGMYLGLHALELAVAQMAHCFTWVLPGRMKPSELDMGDVFGLSAPRAVRLVAVPTHRLTCPLL